TCCTGCCCAGCAGTCGAAAACTCTCCAGATATCGATAACCATGGGGCTCGATCACATCGCCATACCAACGATTGGTGAACAGCGGCCACTCCCTGCCGTCGAGTCGCAGGGTGGCATCCCCCTTAGCCATCATAAGATGGTGATCGAGAGCACCGGTCAGGGGAGCGATCAGCAACCCATGGTATCGGCGTGTCAGGCTGGATGCGACGGTACCCGCCGCATAGGCGCCGGAGCCATTGGTCAACAACCACTCGCGGCATTCCGCCTGCTTGAGATCCCCGCAGACAGCACGACCGAAGCGAATCGGCATCGGCATCGGCATCGGCAACTCAACCACCTTCTCTGAACCCCGGATAGAGGGTCATTCCACCATCCACAAACAGTGTTGTTCCCGTAACGTAGTCTGACTCATCCGACGCAAGCCAGACCACGGCTTTGGCAATATCGGCGGGATCGCCGATACGTTCATAGGGGATCAGTTTCAGCAATGAGGCCTCCGCATCCGGCGTCTCCCACGCATTTCGGTTGATCGGCGTACGGATAGCGCCCGGTGCGATACCGTTGACACGAATCTTCTGATGCGCCAACTCTTGAGCAACACTCTGCATAAACATCATCACACCCCCCTTCGATGCCGCGTAATTAACGTGTCCGGCCCAAGGAATCACTTCATGAACAGAGGACATGCAGATCACCTTGCCGGCGGCACATGACAACTCTGTTACAACCCCCCTTCTGACAAACTCTTTGGTCGCTTCCCTGGTGCAGAGAAACTGTCCCGTGAGATTCACATCCATCACCTTATTCCACTGCGCCAGTGTCATATCGACAAAAGGCGCATCCCGTTGAATTCCGGCGTTGTTGACCAGGATATCGATACTCCCCCACGCATCGATCACCTGGTTGAACATTGCCTGCACATCACCCTCATTACTGACATCACCGTATAACGCCATTGCATCGCCGCCGGACTTCTCAATCTCATTAACCAGTTTTATGGCATCCGATTCATTGGCGACATAGTTAATGACCACCTTGGCGCCCGCCATGGCGAGCCCTCGCGCAACGGCCGCACCAATGCCTGAATTGGCGCCTGTGACTAAGGCCCGCTGACCGGCCAGCAAGTCTGATTGTTTACCGCTCATTCTCCCCTCACCTGATTATCTGTTTTAGCTGAATGTCCGTAATGATCCGAATGGGAGATCCGGACTGCACAATTTTAGAATTAGTCTTTGTCCAAATAATGACATAGTGCCTGATATTTACAGTACCAGATGCTATATATAAATATTACGAATGTTTTAAGATAGCGTTGTTGCTGCCGCTAACAATACTTAAATCATGGTTTTACATATTTACCATTGATTATCAATCAGTTAAAGAATAAATCATGGGTTATCGCTATATAGTAAGCCAAATCAGCCGCAGTGCCCTCAAAGTCTATATCCTATTATTGCTGCTCGCTGCTAATCTCTTTACCAGCGTCATGGCTGATCCCCTCCTTGTCGGGATTTTTCCCCGACGTGATGCTGTAGTCACGGCCAACCTGTTTCGTCCGCTGACGCGTTATCTGCAGGAGCAACTGCAACGTCCGGTTAATCTGGAACTGTCTCCGAATTACGATATCTTTCTCGAACGCTTGCAAAAGCGCCACTATGACCTGGTGCATATGAATCAACTCGAATACATCAATGCCCATGAAAAACTCGGTTACGATGCACTGGTTCAAAACGAAGAGTTCGGAGAAAAGACGATCCGCGGAGCAATCTATGTACGCCGTGACTCCGGAATCAGGCAGCTTGAACAGCTACGGGACAAGAAAATACTCTTCGGTGGCGGCCCCAGGGCAATGATGAGTTATATCGTGCCTACCTATCTTCTCCGCCAGGCCGGATTGGAGGCGGGCGACTACCAGGAGACCTATGCCATCAACCCACCTAACGCTGTATTATCCACTTATCTCAAACGCACTGACGCGGGTGGGGCCGGAGAGGTGGTTCAACGGCTGCCGATGGTAACCAAGAAGATCAATGTGAATGAACTGGCTGTAATTGCCGTCAGCGAGCCGCTTCCGCATCTTCCCTGGGCAGTAAAAGAAGAGATGGATGACGATCTGAAAACAAAAATAAAAAATCTATTGCTTGGCCTAAAAGCATCACCTCGGGGAGAGGAGATCCTTCGACAAGCGCGCTTGAGCGCCTTCAATCCGGTAGATGACAAGGACTATGATTCTCACCGTGCTATCATCGATGCTATTCATGACCCCTGACGATGAACACATAACCAAACCACGCATCCCTCCAGTTTATAAAAGGAGTCTGCGTTTCAAATTCATTATCTGGATAACCATCACTCTTGTTATTACACTGGGTGGAGCTGCGCTATATGTCTACAAAACCCAGCATGACCTGCTTGAAAACAGCCTGCGCAGCAAGGGCAATGCAATTGGAGAGTTCATAGCATTGATCAGCCCCGGCGCCATCTACAGCTATGATGTCTCCGGACTGGATCGCCTGGTCCATAAGATATCCAACGATGTCGATGTCGTATTTGCTCAGATACGAGCATTGGAAGGTCATCCGATAACCACTTTTATCCCTGATGGCGTACAACCCGAACAAATTGAGAAATGGATAAGAAATCAATACAGGCCAACGGAGGGTGCATTTGATCAACCTGCCGTTCCCATCATTCTGGAGTATGCCATCAAGGACAATGATCAGGTATTGGGCTGGGTATTGATAGGACTGGATACAACACGTATTAATCGGGTTACTCGTGATGCCGTTATCGATCTGATTCTGATTTACAGTTTAATCGTGATATTTCTGGGAAGTGTCTTATTCATCATCTTTCGAATGCAGGTTCTGCACCCGGTGGATATTTTAAGCCAGGGAGCATCCCGGATTGCTGAGGGCAACCTGGAAAAGGATGTCCCCATCATCTCTAAAGATGAACTTGGCCGTCTTGCTAAAAGCTTCAATGAGATGATGGACGAGATTAAAATCGACAGAGAAACATTGCTGAGCATAAATACCCAGCTAGCAAAAGAGATTGAGCAGAGACAAAAAGCCTCGGAAGACCTGAAAAAACTCTCCATGGCAGTGGAGCAAAGTCCCGCGTCAGTCGTTATCACCAATCTTGAGGGAATTATTGAATATGTCAACCCGAAGTTCTCTGAAGTAAGCGGTTACCCGGCACATGATGTCATTGGCAAACATACACGCATGCTGGAGGGCGATGTAAACGACAGCGGGATGCTGGACAAAATGTGGAGCACGATAAAAAGGGGTGAAATCTGGAAAGGAGAGTCCTGTAATAAACGAAAAAACGGTTCTGTGTATTGGGAATCAGTCGTCATTGCTCCAATCCGCGACAGCAATGGAGATATGACCCACTACCTTTCGGTAAAAGAGGATATCACGGATCGAAAGGCCTTTGAGGAGAAATTACTTGAACAGGCGACACACGATCAGCTAACAGAGTTACCAAATCGGTTTCTCGCCTTTGACCGTCTTCAGCAACTGCTGCAACACGCCAAGCGTAATAATCAACATGTTGCTGTCATATATATCGATCTTGACAATTTCAAGAATATCAATGACTCGATGGGACATCCTGTAGGGGATCTGTTATTGATAAAGGTGGCCAAACGTATAAAGGAACAGTTGAGATCGGAAGACACCCTGGCACGCTTGGGCGGAGATGAGTTTTTGGCCTTGATACCTGATGTCATTAATCTTTCCACCGATTTGGATCGTGTAGTCAGTAAACTTATTGCGGCTACAGAGTACCCTTTTCACTTGAATAATAGGGAGGTGAGTATTACGTCCAGTCTGGGTATTGCCATCTATCCGGATGACGGCGATGATGTCAGCACCCTGATGAGTAATGCCGATATCGCCTTGTATGAGGCCAAACACGCAGGACGCAACACGTTCCGTTTCTTTACCCATGACCTTAATAAAAAGGTTTCAGAGAGAATAGAACTTGAGACGCAATTGAGCCATGCGCTGGAAGCAGGTGAACTCTACCCGGTCTACCAACCCATTGTTGATATTAAAGACAACTCATTGGTCGGCGCCGAGGTGCTTCTGCGGTTGGAAAACCCCGTATTGGGATCGGTTCCGCCCTCGGATTTCATACCCGTAGCAGAACAGTCGGGTATGATCAAACAGATTACGAACTGGCTGTTTCAAATCGTTCTGGACCATGCCGAGTCCTGGGATCAACGACCCAAGCGGTTCTGGTTATCGGTAAATGTACCACCAAACTACTTCTGTGATGCATCTTTCATTAAGTTCATGTCGCGTATTGCTCAACAGGCTAATGATATCGATCTGAAATTATGCGTGGAGATAACCGAAAACCTTATGTTACAGAGCGACGAAGAGGTGTTTGAGATCTTCCATCATTTGAAAAAGCTCGGCGTCGAATCAGCAATGGATGACTTTGGAACCGGTTACTCCTCATTGGCGTATATAAAACGCTTTCCACTTAATCATCTGAAGATTGACCGCTCATTCATCAATGGATTGCCGGCGGATGTGGACAATAGAGTATTGACGGAAACGATAGTACTGATGGGGAAAAAATTCGGTATGTCGATCATTGCCGAAGGTGTCGAAACCCTTGATCAGGCAAGATTTCTGAACTCACTCAACGTTAATTTCGCACAGGGCTACCATTTCTCCAGACCCATGCCGCATCAAGACTTCGCAGACTATATTGCCAACGCTCAGCAGGAAAAAGTTGTAGGCTGATCTGTTATTTCCCGGGTTTGGAAAGTTCCGGAACCTCGCGCGTTTTGTCCAACATATGATATAGACTCAGAATCGGGTGGCGAAACAGCATTCTTGGCCCGGCGTAGCGCATCACATCCTGAACTCTTAGGCGCATATCCTTGGAATAGCAGTGCACAGTACAATAATTGCATGCCGGTTTCTTTTCCTGGAAGGGACAGGTATCCAAGCGTCTGTGAGCATAATCCAAGAGCTGATCGCAGGTTTCACATAACGCGTTATCGGTATCATGATGATCACGACAATAAATTGCCATCATTGCAGATATAGTCTGTTTTTCACGTTTGATTCTATGCTTACCCATGCCCAAGGCGCCTCAGTCTAAAGCTCCCAACTTGATAGAGTATATCCAGCATCAGTAGATAACGGTGAGCGGTTCATATTATTCATGCTGAAAATGGTTGAGATGAGGATTGCTATCAACAGGCTGTGGCTCAATCCGCGTCGAATCTGCCCGGGTCACGCATGAGCAAATCGATGAAAACCCTGCCTATCTCAGGGTCTCGCCAACCCTTGTTGATTTCATCCTCGATTACTTCGATAACATATTCGACTGTTTGCGCCTTACTGTAGACACGATCGTGTCTCAATGCATCATAGATATCAGCATACTGAAATACCCGTGCAATCAATGGGATTCGATCCCCGGAGAGGCCGTCAGGATAACCGCTGCCGTCCCAACGCTCATGGTGGTGTCGTATGATCGGTACTGCATCCCGCACGCTGTTCAGCCGGTTGCACAAATCTGCACCAATCACAGCATGTCTGCGCATTACCCGCCACTCTTCAGGCGTCAGTTCACCGGGTTTCAGCAACACGGTATCGGGTATCCCGATTTTGCCTATATCATGCAGAATGGCCCCTTTTCGCAGCGCCTCCCGATCCGTAACTGCGAGATTCAGGTCTTCCCCAAGGATCCGGCAGGTCCGTATCAGACGGTTACAGTGCTCTCCCGTTGTAGGGTCTCGCGCCTCAACCATCTTTGCCAGTGTAAACAACACCGATGCCGCATTATCCAACTGATCGATCAGATGCTTCATCTCCATGGCTGCCCTGGCGCGCGACTTGAGTTCAAGGGGATCATAGGGCTTTTTGATGAAATCATTGGCGCCATTCGACAGGCTATGCCGCAGACTCTCGGGATTGCCGAAAGCGGTCACCATTATCACCGGCAGCAGATGGTTGCCGAGATCCCGGCGAATCCTGTAACAGACCTCGTCGCCATCGATATCCGGCAACCGCTTGTCCAGCAGTACCAGGTCGAAGTCCTCCTGTTCGACCAGAGTCAGTGCCTTATATCCCGAATCAGTGGTCATAACCTGGCACGGAAGACTCTGAAGTGTCTCCACATGCATCGTGAGATGCAGCTCGTTATCATCAACGACAAGGATACGATAAGGCCTGTCAGGCTGACTGATCATGGAGAAGCCGGAGTCGTTCATTGAGGAAGTGATTAATCGCCCAAGTCTTCCAATCCCAGTGCCTGCTTGAACAAATTCAGGGGCAAGGGCTTCAAAAAACAGACTTCAGCACCGAGATTCACAATCTGTTTTTGAAGTTTTTTTGAACAATTTCGACACATAGCAATCACTCTGATGAATTTTGTCCGGTGGTCATGCTTTATGAAGCCGCATATTTGAGTACTATCGATACCCGGAACATTAAGGTCCAAGAGTATTACATCGGGATGAAATTGAGTCACCAGGCACCCCGCCGTGAAACCATCGTGCGCAACCGCAACCTTTGATACACCGTCAGATCTGCTCAGTGACTTTTGAAGCGTCATGCAGGATTCGATATCACTGTCGATAATCAGCAATCTGATTGACATTAAAAGTGACGACTTTACATCGAGACCTTTAATCCGGGCCAATCGGATCACCTCACTGACAGGAAAGCGTCGATGTCCCCCTCTGGTTGTCTCTGCACGGAGTATTCCCTTGCGCGTCCAACCTCGCAACGAGGCTGGTGTGACCTTGAGTATCTCCGCTGTTTCACCCGGCGAAAGATAGTGTCTCTTCCAGGGCTTACGATACATCGTCTTATATCCAATTGCTATCGATTTTAATAATAATCGATAATTTCGAAAAGAATCCCCCGTTCCACTATTACACTGACCCAAGTCATTAGAATGGATCTAAAATGTCATTCCATGTCAATCATTCGTCAATCGTATTTCATGTCCGTAATTAACCTGTCCCGGTCACTAATACTTTCAGATGACATTGGGTAACTGGCTTTGTCTCGATGCAAACACTGTCATTCCGTAGTTTTCTCCGAATACCGAGGGACAATAAGCAACAGTTATTCATCAACCCACTATGATATAGGTCAATATTTATTTTGTTGGAGGCCATAAACACACCATTTTACGGGCTCAAACCCCGGTGAATCCTTCAAATTTTGATCCCAATAGCTACCATGAAGAATAGGTATGCGACGTTTCATCAATCGTCAGGATATATTCTATATCAACAGCATGATTTCACTCTTCACATGAATAGACGCCCCACACAGCATGCACTCACTATCGTGTTTATCTACGCTGTACTTTCGGCAGTGTGGATTTTGTTATCCGACCAGTTGATCGAAATAGTAACCAGCTCACCGAACCAGATGGCGCTTGCCAGCACACTCAAAGGCTGGCTATTCATCATATTGACCTCCATGCTGCTCTATTGGTTGATTCAACGCCTGCAGCGTGACGCTAATAGCCAACATGAGAACCTGGCAATCGGAATACGTTCTATCTGGCTGCCGACACTGCTCTTGGCACTCTTTATACTTCCCCTCACCGCATTCCTTGTCTATTCAACATTCCAAGAAAAAAAATCCTCTGAAATCAGACATCTACAAGCCATTTCAGAACTAAAGATCGAGCTTGTATATGATTGGTTGAAGGCGCAGTTACAGGATTCAAATTTCATTCGTATCAACCAAGCCATATACACAGAATTTCAGAACTGGCATCGGAACAATGATAACGACGCCTTGCAACGTCTTAGTTTGCAGTTGAAAGCAATAGAAAAGATCGGCCATTTTGAGGGGGTAAATTTATTGGACAGCTCGGGCACAAGCCTCTGGAAGAGTGCAGGTGTCCACACCGACATCGATGCCGCAACGATCAGCGCGATTCTGCACCTGTCACAATCCGGTAATGTGGAACGATTTGGACCTTACAAGGATAGTCAAGGGCAGCAGCATCTGGATTTCATCGTGCCCTATTTGAATCAACATCAGGAACTTGAATTCATTCTGCTCATGCATATAGATCCCAACGACTACCTCTTTACCGTGGTCAGTGAATGGCCGGTACCCAATAGTAGTGGTGAGGTAGTGCTATTCCGCCAGGATGGAACAGAGGTTGTCTATCTCAATAAACTGAAACATGCCCCTGAATCGTCGATGCGGCTCCGCTGGCCACTTGCCGATGAGCAATTACTGGCGGTTCAAATGGCCCGGAGTGATCCGGGTATGGCACATGTTGTCGAGGGTAATGATTACAGAAATGAGCCCGTATTAGGTGTGGGACGTAGAATACCCACAACGGATTGGTTCCTGTTGGCGAAGATGGACTGGTCCGAAGTCTATAATGAGGCATTGCAGGATGCTGTCTGGATAGGTTTTAGCGGTTTATTAGCCCTGTTCCTGGGTATTTTCGGACTCTATCTGCTACGCCAGCGCCAGCAGCTTGAACTGGCCAATGGTGTACGTCAGGCGCAGGCAGATCGATTGCAAGCATTGAACCTGATTTCCTCAATTGCAAACTGTTCATTGGATGCAATTTATGCCAAAGATCAAGAGGGTCGCTACACGCTCTTTAACAAGCAAGCGGAATACTTTATCGGCAGATCTCGGAATGAGGTGCTGGGTCACGACGACACATTGCTCTTTCCATACGATCAGGCAAAGGAGATCATGGAAAACGACAGACTGCTGATCAGTGAAGATAAAGTTATCTCTTTTCACCAAACATTGGATACCGATGAAGGTGCTGCCACCTTTTTAACCACAAAGGGTCCACTAAGGGATGAAAACGGCAAAATAATCGGTGTATTCGGTATCTCGCGGGATATAACAGCCTTACATCTGATCGAAGTGAATCTGCGCGAAAAAGAGTCGCGATTGCACGCCTTGTTTCAAGCCCTTCCCGACCTGATCTGGTTGAAGGATCCGAATGGTGTCTACCTTTCGTGCAATCAAACATTTGAGCGCTTTTTTGGTGCCGTTGAATCAGAAATCTTGGGAAAGACTGACTACGATTTCGTAAATCAGGAACTGGCCGACTTTTTCCGCACCAAAGATCAAGCTGCAATAGATGCAGGAGAGCCGGTATCAAACAAAGAGTGGATCACCTTTGCCGATGATGGCCATGAGGCCCTCTTGCTGACGACGAAAACCCCTTTATATGACGATTCAGGTACGTTGATTGGTGTGCTTGGAATCGGTCGGGATATTACATCCCTGCATAAGACCGAAGAGGCGTTACGGGAGAGCATGGAGCACTTCCGTCTGTTTTACGAGAATGCGCCGGTAGCCTACGAGTCCCTGGATGAGAATGGCACTATTCTCGATGTCAATCCAGCATGGCTGGAGTTACTCGGCTTTAACACCGATGACCGCGATCAAGTCATCGGCAGGCACATCTCCGATTTCATAGTAGCCGAGCAACACCCACTATTGGAACAGCGCTTCGGTGGTTTTCTGGCTGATGGCAAGGTGATGGGCAAGGAGTACGATTTTATCCATCGTGACGGCCATATCGTCACTGTTTCCGTTGATGGACGTACCGGTCACGATGCTCATGGTGCATTCAAGCAGACCCACTGCGT
This sequence is a window from Candidatus Thiodiazotropha sp. LNASS1. Protein-coding genes within it:
- a CDS encoding SDR family oxidoreductase encodes the protein MSGKQSDLLAGQRALVTGANSGIGAAVARGLAMAGAKVVINYVANESDAIKLVNEIEKSGGDAMALYGDVSNEGDVQAMFNQVIDAWGSIDILVNNAGIQRDAPFVDMTLAQWNKVMDVNLTGQFLCTREATKEFVRRGVVTELSCAAGKVICMSSVHEVIPWAGHVNYAASKGGVMMFMQSVAQELAHQKIRVNGIAPGAIRTPINRNAWETPDAEASLLKLIPYERIGDPADIAKAVVWLASDESDYVTGTTLFVDGGMTLYPGFREGG
- a CDS encoding phosphate/phosphite/phosphonate ABC transporter substrate-binding protein — protein: MGYRYIVSQISRSALKVYILLLLLAANLFTSVMADPLLVGIFPRRDAVVTANLFRPLTRYLQEQLQRPVNLELSPNYDIFLERLQKRHYDLVHMNQLEYINAHEKLGYDALVQNEEFGEKTIRGAIYVRRDSGIRQLEQLRDKKILFGGGPRAMMSYIVPTYLLRQAGLEAGDYQETYAINPPNAVLSTYLKRTDAGGAGEVVQRLPMVTKKINVNELAVIAVSEPLPHLPWAVKEEMDDDLKTKIKNLLLGLKASPRGEEILRQARLSAFNPVDDKDYDSHRAIIDAIHDP
- a CDS encoding EAL domain-containing protein, with the translated sequence MTPDDEHITKPRIPPVYKRSLRFKFIIWITITLVITLGGAALYVYKTQHDLLENSLRSKGNAIGEFIALISPGAIYSYDVSGLDRLVHKISNDVDVVFAQIRALEGHPITTFIPDGVQPEQIEKWIRNQYRPTEGAFDQPAVPIILEYAIKDNDQVLGWVLIGLDTTRINRVTRDAVIDLILIYSLIVIFLGSVLFIIFRMQVLHPVDILSQGASRIAEGNLEKDVPIISKDELGRLAKSFNEMMDEIKIDRETLLSINTQLAKEIEQRQKASEDLKKLSMAVEQSPASVVITNLEGIIEYVNPKFSEVSGYPAHDVIGKHTRMLEGDVNDSGMLDKMWSTIKRGEIWKGESCNKRKNGSVYWESVVIAPIRDSNGDMTHYLSVKEDITDRKAFEEKLLEQATHDQLTELPNRFLAFDRLQQLLQHAKRNNQHVAVIYIDLDNFKNINDSMGHPVGDLLLIKVAKRIKEQLRSEDTLARLGGDEFLALIPDVINLSTDLDRVVSKLIAATEYPFHLNNREVSITSSLGIAIYPDDGDDVSTLMSNADIALYEAKHAGRNTFRFFTHDLNKKVSERIELETQLSHALEAGELYPVYQPIVDIKDNSLVGAEVLLRLENPVLGSVPPSDFIPVAEQSGMIKQITNWLFQIVLDHAESWDQRPKRFWLSVNVPPNYFCDASFIKFMSRIAQQANDIDLKLCVEITENLMLQSDEEVFEIFHHLKKLGVESAMDDFGTGYSSLAYIKRFPLNHLKIDRSFINGLPADVDNRVLTETIVLMGKKFGMSIIAEGVETLDQARFLNSLNVNFAQGYHFSRPMPHQDFADYIANAQQEKVVG
- a CDS encoding nitrous oxide-stimulated promoter family protein translates to MGKHRIKREKQTISAMMAIYCRDHHDTDNALCETCDQLLDYAHRRLDTCPFQEKKPACNYCTVHCYSKDMRLRVQDVMRYAGPRMLFRHPILSLYHMLDKTREVPELSKPGK
- a CDS encoding HD domain-containing phosphohydrolase, with the protein product MNDSGFSMISQPDRPYRILVVDDNELHLTMHVETLQSLPCQVMTTDSGYKALTLVEQEDFDLVLLDKRLPDIDGDEVCYRIRRDLGNHLLPVIMVTAFGNPESLRHSLSNGANDFIKKPYDPLELKSRARAAMEMKHLIDQLDNAASVLFTLAKMVEARDPTTGEHCNRLIRTCRILGEDLNLAVTDREALRKGAILHDIGKIGIPDTVLLKPGELTPEEWRVMRRHAVIGADLCNRLNSVRDAVPIIRHHHERWDGSGYPDGLSGDRIPLIARVFQYADIYDALRHDRVYSKAQTVEYVIEVIEDEINKGWRDPEIGRVFIDLLMRDPGRFDAD
- a CDS encoding response regulator, which gives rise to MYRKPWKRHYLSPGETAEILKVTPASLRGWTRKGILRAETTRGGHRRFPVSEVIRLARIKGLDVKSSLLMSIRLLIIDSDIESCMTLQKSLSRSDGVSKVAVAHDGFTAGCLVTQFHPDVILLDLNVPGIDSTQICGFIKHDHRTKFIRVIAMCRNCSKKLQKQIVNLGAEVCFLKPLPLNLFKQALGLEDLGD